A single genomic interval of Octopus bimaculoides isolate UCB-OBI-ISO-001 chromosome 10, ASM119413v2, whole genome shotgun sequence harbors:
- the LOC106875010 gene encoding uncharacterized protein LOC106875010, whose protein sequence is MEEVIGKYDSGIDASTLTYDISSMTLNSFDSSFSSIDVLNRARIDSIDDDPSIKDDLNEAQFLDTTGLSLDDSNFHERHINFSVTLTNTPIHNKENIYNSQPVTSVIVADVQNVQRGLNGRKLHTGNRNEVPRADRECKAKAKPLSPSKDIQNSSANANHVCNRPKKGSYRKQMACNAKVSPPKSQKMACKDYCQSQFNSTPKKSKQLSLEAQNKIQNKNLKNNFQSSTASSKSKPNQKSVKSKSNNEYIVYSNDEQDDTLEESDTSIYVTPLQTPSKLDTETSSPCSRLSGEEILNSSNITVRSPSPYKILSPNITVRSNRQTCSPMLAASSSSDVDGSEYPLPHPHHCKTYFSPILDDSAIVEASCSGRKYRSPPKRLNLEADHQADDTCYKKETVKHLFTDAKEAHDWNSIAVYDHSPLANMLENLFEHSGSSYLLSPKYESSEHTYAEFQDFLRKLEGTNKINSNKSVCDEHSSLRSSPLLSPLCCDSRPPDQLSEAELDEITWIHTTCNGQQVAPRVQIGQSFEEFTVFPPPRTPRHLKWNKHLEQDCDSVEKQRPNCSTPLKPILRKRPQDHVFPYNGDNPSPYIITKTRQVNSLV, encoded by the exons ATGGAGGAAGTGATTGGAAAATATGACAGCGGCATTGATGCCAGTACTTTAACATATGATATAAGTTCTATGACCCTGAACTCATTTGATTCAAGTTTTAGTTCGATTGATGTACTGAACAGAGCGCGGATTGATAGTATAGATGATGATCCCAGTATAAAAGATGACTTGAATGAAGCTCAATTTCTTGATACCACTGGTTTATCGCTTGATGATAGCAACTTTCATGAGAGACACATTAATTTTTCAGTCACATTAACAAACACACCGATACataacaaagaaaacatttacaATAGTCAGCCTGTAACATCAGTgattgtagcagatgttcagaaTGTACAGAGGGGTCTAAATGGAAGAAAACTCCATACTGGTAACAGGAATGAAGTTCCCCGAGCTGACAGGGAATGTAAGGCCAAGGCCAAACCTTTATCTCCAAGTAAAGATATCCAGAATTCATCGGCTAATGCAAATCATGTTTGCAACAGACCAAAGAAAGGCTCTTACAGAAAGCAAATGGCTTGTAACGCTAAGGTATCACCTCCAAAATCACAGAAAATGGCATGTAAAGATTACTGTCAATCTCAATTCAATTCAACACCAAAAAAATCCAAACAGCTTTCATTGGaagcacaaaataaaatacagaataaaaactTGAAGAATAACTTCCAAAGTTCAACTGCTTCGAGCAAGTCTAAGCCAAACCAAAAATCTGTGAAGTCAAAGTCGAACAATGAATATATAGTTTATTCTAACGATGAACAAGATGACACTTTGGAAGAGTCAGACACTTCAATCTATGTTACACCACTACAAACTCCTTCTAAACTTGATACAGAAACTTCCAGTCCATGTTCTAGGTTGTCTGGTGAAGAGATACTGAATAGCTCTAACATCACTGTCAGGTCTCCATCTCCCTACAAAATACTAAGTCCAAATATTACAGTTCGATCAAATCGGCAGACCTGCTCCCCCATGTTGGCCGCTAGTAGTTCAAGTGATGTGGATGGATCGGAATATCCGCTTCCCCACCCACACCATTGTAAGACTTATTTTTCACCCATATTAGATGATTCAGCAATAGTTGAGGCTTCCTGTTCTGGGAGAAAATATAGAAGCCCACCCAAACGCTTGAACTTAGAGGCTGACCATCAAGCAGATGATACTTGTTATAAGAAGGAGACAGTCAAACATTTGTTTACAGATGCCAAGGAAGCCCACGATTGGAATTCTATAGCAGTATATGACCACTCACCTCTTGCTAATATGCTCGAGAACCTCTTTGAACATTCTG GCTCCTCATATTTGCTATCACCAAAATATGAATCAAGTGAGCATACTTATGCTGAATTTCAGGACTTTCTGAGAAAACTTGAAGGTACAAATAAGATCAATAGTAATAAG TCAGTCTGCGATGAACATTCTTCTCTGAGAAGTAGTCCACTGTTGTCACCATTGTGCTGTGATTCTCGACCACCTGATCAGCTg TCAGAAGCTGAGTTAGATGAAATTACCTGGATTCATACAACATGCAATGGACAACAGGTGGCCCCTCGTGTTCAGATTGGCCAATCATTTGAAGAATTTACTGTCTTTCCTc CTCCCAGAACACCTCGTCATCTGAAATGGAACAAACATCTTGAACAAGACTGTGACTCTGTTGAGAAACAGCGACCGAATTGCAGCACCCCTTTAAAACCAATTTTACGGAAA cgACCTCAGGATCATGTTTTCCCTTATAATGGAGATAATCCTTCTCCGTACATAATTACAAAGACCAGGCAAGTCAATTCATTggtgtaa